GCCATTCGGTCCTTTCAGTTTTGAACTGTCGATCAGCATTGATGCTTTACCGTCTTTCACTTCATAAACACGTCTTGCACGTGAGTCGGTTACATAAACAGTTCCATTTTCATCGGCCGACACATCATTCAAACCTCCAGCACCTTCAATTGCAATTCGTTCAATAATAGTTCCGCTCTTTACATCTATCACTACCAATTCAGTAAGATCGGCAACGTATAATTTGTTTTTGTGTAATCCCATGCCTTTGGGAGCCTGCAAACCACTCACCCAATCAACAGCAATGATCTTTCCATCAAGCCCAACTTTTCCAATCGAGCCTTTTCCATCATTCGCCCAGGGTTGACCATCAATATTTGCTACGTACAAGACATTATTCTTCCCATCAAATAAAACAGATTCAGGAACTTTTAAAAGCGTATCAGTTGACCACAATTTTACTAATTGCTTTTGAGCAGATGCCACTGTGAAGAGAGCAGCAGCAATAACAAGCAGAAATATTTTTTTCATATCGTTTTGAATGATTAGAATAGCAATTTACGAAAATCGGTGAGGATCGTAAGGTTTTAAATCAACACTGGCTAGTTGTTCGTTGGCCAGTTCTGCCACCAGCTTTCCTGTTCCTGCACCTAAGCTCAAGCCGATCATTGCATGACCGGTTGCAATAATTGTATTACTGTTCAATCTGCCAATGTAGGGCAGCCCGTCGGGGGAACAAGGTCTATAACCGTACCATATTTTATCTTCGGCAGGTAGTGGTATTTTAAATTGGGGAACGAAACGTTCTACTGCGTTCAGAATGCCTTCCACCCGTTTAAATCGTGGAGGAGTTTTAGTTGAGGTAATTTCCATTGTGCCACCAAAGCGGATCTTGTTTCCATCCATTGGCGTAATAGCAACACGACCTTCCTGCAACACAGCAGGATGATTAAATATAAAAGGCGAATCTTCTAACGTAACAGAATAACCACGACCGGGCATTAGTGGCAAATTCATTCCAACCATTGCCGCAATTTCTCTCGACCAGGAACCGGTTGCTATCACCACCACATCTGCATCGTAAGTTTTTGTTGAAGTTTTTACAGCCGTTATTTGTTTGCCGCTTTTAATAAATCCATTTACTTCCGAATCAGGAACTAACTGCACACCGTTGCGTTGCAGAATACCCATCAACCCTTTCATTAATTTTTGTGGATACAAATGCGCATCGCATTTAAAATACAAAGCACCACGTATGTTGAGTTCAACCTGAGGTTCCATGGCCTGTACTTCATCTTTCGACAACATCACTGCATCCAAACCTAGTTTGTGTGATACTTCCGCAACATGATGCGAATGCTCTTCATTCGCTTCTGTTTGATACATTTCCAGCAGCCCTTTTTTCTCATATCCAAAATCAAAGTCCGGAAGTTTCGTCCACTCTTCATAAAGCTGCTGACTGAATAATGCAATGTCACGCAAAGGCACTGCTGTATCAGCAACATGTTTTGCAGTGGCACTCTTCATAAATTTTAACCCCCATGAAATAAGGGCAGCATTTAAACGTGGCTCAACATAGAACGGGCTTCTTGAATTCCACATCCATTTCAAACCTTGTGTTACAATACCCGGAGTTGCCAATGGTACAAAGTGGCTCGGACAAACATACCCTGCATTACCATATGAACAGTTATCGGAGAAATCGCCTTTATCCAATACCGTTACATCCCAACCGCTTTGTTGCAGATAGTAAGCAGAACTTAAACCAATAATGCCGCCGCCAATGACAATTGCTTTGCCCATAATTTATTGTTGATCCTTTATTGTTCGTACGCCAAAAACACGACCTGCAGTTTTTCCATGATTCGCATCGATCTTCACAATGATCTTTGTTTTACCACTGATCATGGTTGCAGGCAGCTTGTATTCAACATCAAAAAACTTACCCGTCTTACCTCCTTTCCATTCTACCGTAACAAGCTTTACGCCATCCACTAAAATATCAAATACTCTGTCTTTATCATCACCAATGTAGGTAAACAACAATGAATTATTTGTTGATGCATCCACTTTCATTTCAAATTCAAAAGAATTATTACTCCTTGCTTCACGCCCCATTCTGTCCATCGCATCGCTTACATAAGAACGTTCTGTTGCTTTAAGGTTATGATCACGCTCGGGTTGCATTTCACCAACACGGAAGTTATCGATGGTTCTGTTTTCAATTTGTTGCAAACGTTTTTTCTCTGCGTCATAATCGGCCTGCAGTTTGGTGAATTCTTCCGGGGTAAAATAATCCCAGTAAACGCTGTAATACTGATCATAGGTTTGGTAGAAAGGAATAAGCTTTACATCAAATGGTTTACCAACCGCTTTCATTTGAAATTGCAACGAAGAAGTTGATTGGATCCAATCACTCACATTGCGGTTTGAAGTCAATAACACTGGCACACCAATAACAGGATCGGGCTTTTCTTTGCCCAACAAACCAGCCAACACCAATGGCCCATATTTGAATGCGATACGATTAGGATTATCCGGCATTGCTTCGGTGTAAAGTTCCATCTGCAGATCAACTGTTACTACATCGCCGGTTTTCCATAAACGTGTTGCAGTTAAGTACCTGGCTGCATCTGTTTCTGTTTTTACAGGTGCATTGTTCACTT
The DNA window shown above is from Lacibacter sp. H375 and carries:
- a CDS encoding strictosidine synthase family protein; translated protein: MKKIFLLVIAAALFTVASAQKQLVKLWSTDTLLKVPESVLFDGKNNVLYVANIDGQPWANDGKGSIGKVGLDGKIIAVDWVSGLQAPKGMGLHKNKLYVADLTELVVIDVKSGTIIERIAIEGAGGLNDVSADENGTVYVTDSRARRVYEVKDGKASMLIDSSKLKGPNGILKHKGSLYVLDAGSMYRMEKDGSLTKLAEGMEGGTDGIENVGGNDYIVSTWGGVVYYVNADGTKQVLLDGREQKINSADIGYDAAKRIVYIPTFWKNSVVAYELK
- a CDS encoding NAD(P)/FAD-dependent oxidoreductase; this translates as MGKAIVIGGGIIGLSSAYYLQQSGWDVTVLDKGDFSDNCSYGNAGYVCPSHFVPLATPGIVTQGLKWMWNSRSPFYVEPRLNAALISWGLKFMKSATAKHVADTAVPLRDIALFSQQLYEEWTKLPDFDFGYEKKGLLEMYQTEANEEHSHHVAEVSHKLGLDAVMLSKDEVQAMEPQVELNIRGALYFKCDAHLYPQKLMKGLMGILQRNGVQLVPDSEVNGFIKSGKQITAVKTSTKTYDADVVVIATGSWSREIAAMVGMNLPLMPGRGYSVTLEDSPFIFNHPAVLQEGRVAITPMDGNKIRFGGTMEITSTKTPPRFKRVEGILNAVERFVPQFKIPLPAEDKIWYGYRPCSPDGLPYIGRLNSNTIIATGHAMIGLSLGAGTGKLVAELANEQLASVDLKPYDPHRFS